DNA from Pomacea canaliculata isolate SZHN2017 linkage group LG9, ASM307304v1, whole genome shotgun sequence:
aataaaataaaactatcaaTTTCTAGGAAGAATGGTCAATAGCCTTCCTGTATCTGAATGCCTTCCCACAGCTGGTACAGGATGCAGGGAGCAACTGGCAAGAGAATGAGGGAATATGTGTTAACTTGTCTACACATAAGGTAACTTCTTGCTTCCCTGGCATGACATTCACAGCTGCATCGAAATGTGTATTTTGCACTTGAAATTGTATCATTTCTCAAATGTTTTCCTcctgtttgttcttcttttaaCCTTTGATCTCCTATACGCTTGTCAGTTCtaaatagtaatagtaataaatggaaattttgtaaagcacatacactcctaaggagcatgctcttagcccttaataacaagaacaaaacatggacagcatacgaaagacaggaaaacaacatatgaactataaaagaataaacaactgcaCTAAATggagaataaaatcaaatacagaaaacacgaaaaggaaccaaataacaagagctgagagtaacatgatattgcaaaaggaagggtgggaaaaaagactagcattattAAATAGCCACAAGACCTCTCATTTGTTTCTCCAAAACAGCAGATTGATGGTTTTAGTGattaacacattacatgatcagatatatattgtttgttttataaagttatttctttttaaaattattatcagGTGTTCCTTTGTAAAGGAAAAATGATACTTTTGATCAGTGATTACTTGATTTCcctattgaaaacaaaaacaaaaattttacagcttaatttttttattccctcCATCTTGTATCAGCAGTATTCTGGTTCCACATGATGCACTCATCACCAGATTCATTAATGAACTACACAGTACTATATGCTTAtgatttcttcttccttttttttttctgatcagGTTGTACATTTTCTGCTCAGTTTTTCCAAGACTTTGAGCAGCTATTATAGCCGCTACCATATACTAGGGGTGAGTAGAATCTAAACATCATGTCTTTGTGAATGCATATTGACATTTACTCAAATGGTTGATTTGCATTGCTTGTCCTTTCCTCATAAAAGGAAAGTAAGAGAACTGTTTTTCCCTATATTTTACCTGCGGCAGAAATTTACCTTTGGTTCACACTACTGTTTTTCAGGGTTCCGAGGACCACTTGCTGCCCCTGATGTTCGCACGTCTTAGCCTGATAAGGGCAGCACACCAGGTCCTGTGCAATGGGTTGCGTCTGCTAGGCTTGCAACCTTTCTCTCAGCTTTAGGTCTCTAAGCGTAGAGCCTGCCTGGAGTGTTTTTGCTCCTTGACCGAGAGTTGTTAAATATATTACTTTGAGTTTGAGCTTAAAAACCATTCTTATCTTTTATGGATGTCATAGGCTGATTTGTGGTTGGTCACTTGTGCAGGCTAAGTCTGCTCCCTTTAGTTGTGTGCAGACTTTGTACTAATACTTCAGCAAAGATCTTGGAGTCTTAGGAATCAGGATTAAGATGCATTGGATATGGGAAACTGATGATAGATTTGTAAAAACACCAGATTTTCAATCgacatgttatatatatatgtgtcaaATGGCAGAGACTATGCTGATGCAATTTCACAGACCTTCACATTTCATAAAGCATTAGGGCTTAGCATGCTTGTGCCGCAGATGTTTTAAAGAGGGCTTCTGGAGAAGTTGGAAAGTCTTCACAGGCTCAATCAGGTCAATCTTATGGACAGCCCAGCCCTTGATGATTTCGTCGACAGGACAACACGTGCGACGGAAAGCCTTGCATGCGAGGCCATGCATTAGGTACATGTGAAGTGGCACCATCTTTGCTGGAACCAAGAAGTTCTGATAATAATGGCCAGCCACCAAGACATGACGAAGTTGCGGTAGGAGTGTGCAGTCCAGATCACTGAGGTTGGGTCCCAGGAGGTAGGGACCAGTTTTATGGTAACTGAGTAGGTAGTCATTCAGTTTGGACAGTTCTGAAAGCAGGTTATCTAGGTGCTCCTTCCTTAATTTTGGATCCTTGTTTTTCAGCAATGTCACCAGCATAGGAAATATTTCTGCACAGAAATCTTTGGCTCGGCCTTTGTAGCCCACAAACATTTTAGGCAGAGGAAAGATGTTATGGATGTATGAAACGATGTTGAATGATTCTTTAACTACAACTTGCATCTCCGTGTCTTCAAGGACTGGAACTTTGCCCAGAGGATTGAGCTCAAGGAATTTAGTTGGCTTTCTTTGTAGGTTCACTGGGTAGACTATGTATAAATTTTCTGGCATTTTCATGAACATCACCATGCAGACATGCTGGCAGAAAGGACAGTCTCCCAGAGTTTCCCCATTGGTTGCTGCTTTCACATAGACAATGAACCTAGGGCACATTCTGGATCTGTTAAGCAAAAGCAGGTTTGATGTGAGGTGCTTCGTGTTCTAGAACCCAAGTATCAATAAAATATCTGTGTGTTGTGCGGTATACATATGTGCTATTTATCTAGTGGTGAGGAAAAGGGTTTTTATCATCTTGTTCTCAAAATGTGCCATACAGTTTTCATTGAAATCATCGTAGTTCATAATattttgagattttaaaaaaatttccaattTAGGTCTGTGCGAATCATCTcttactgacagaaaaaaaatctttagcaGGCACAGCTAAGTGATCAATAAATATATTGATGCAACAGTTTTTTGCAACTTAAAATCCCCGAACTGCTAAAATAACTGCTGAAAGAAATGGCTGCAGcacttttaaaaagtacagtCGATAAAAGCTTTGGCTTACGCGTTGGTGTCGTCCATGCTGTTCTGACGTGCTGGCAGCTACCGCAACGTTACATCATCAGTGACGTCAAGTGACATTACCCACTGATTTCATCATCAGTGACATCAGTTAACGCGACTGACTACCCACTCACCTCAGCAAACAACAATCGTCCAGTTTTCAAGGCGTGTATTCGTAGGTCTGTGTGGTTGCGTTGTAcgagttttattctttttattctcgAATTCCTTGTCAAATTAAGCTGCATCGCTCAAGTCCTCCACAACGACCAGCACAGGTCAAAGatcagaaatatttgaagacagACAACCCATTATATTCTTTACACACAATTGTGCAAAACgttgaaatagaaaaatatatccataaatAGGCCGCAGTCCTACGTCAATGGAGGCGGGGTagggagggaattggtgttttacactgagccagcaacacGTCAAGgcatctgtaaacagatgtcacatacagagaaagaacagcgtgcctgagacgagagctgaacccatgacagccaaccttcactgtattgatgacttGCTCACCGGTGCACCACCGAACCACCCCTACGTCaatgaaaaaattttgttattgcCTGTGACTAAAATTTTGTATTCAGAAGTGGACAGCAGCGTTTGCTGTTAACAAGTATAACATACAAATAGAATGCTTGTTCATGTACTTATTACTTAAGTGCTTGGGGCAAAGTCCAGAGTATCTTCCTGTTGGTAGGCAAACGGGCAACATTGACGCACACACACTCCCGTTTACTCACACAGATATAATCGACAGCTGGCTGACAGATTTTCAAcatattgttttctgtttatttgtgaaaatatgtGCCGCCAAACAAAGAATGTTTGACAACAGGATCCAGGAGGTGGTTACACACTAAAGTGCTTGACGTCAATAGGTAACTATGACAACACTGTCAAGTGATAAAAGTGCAGCAACTGATACAAATATCGGTGTAACGAGTGCAAAACATCACCGAGGAATCAAACCTAAGCTTGAAAGGATGTGACTTTTTTCCTAAAACTTTGAGGTTTCAATAAGTACTtataaatgagagaaagaatgcgGAGTGATTGAATCAAGTGGTAACTAACAAGGAGTTTGATATCGCCGAAAAGTTACATCAGATAGTGGAAAAACAGCCAAACTGCAAAGTCCACGGCCAAGTTCTGCATTCTGAGCTGAGATTTTAACGTGCTGAAACATTAGCTGATCCATCAGTCAAGTTAATGTGCTGTCAGCTAACGCTGGTACACCCACATGCAGTTTTGGCAGCCTTGCTTCTATTAGAGTTTTactttctcaaaaaaaaaaaaatacaagtctttcttcatttctttatacAGCTGAGCATTGCATGCTGTTTGGGAAGAAAATCAACTGTGCAGACTGATGGTACACTGCATCTTTATCTGGAATAGCAAAAGTAACAATGTCGATAAAggtaacaaaacaataaacatctcaAGCAGCGGTTCTGGAAATCCTGAATTTGAGTAGAAGCGTGAATTAAACCACACAAAACAACATAAGATGAGCTTCAAATGCTTTTTTCAAAttgtgaaagcaaaaaaaagtttgacagGTTTAACTGACAAATCTAGGCGGAACTGacttaaaaaagggaaaaaaagctcAGTTCAGTATGTTTTGGGTGACATGAATCTTTCTACTTACTACACCAGAAAAGAATTCTCattatacagaaaaatataattttgtataaatatactAAGATATGTTGACCAATTGAATACAAAATTGTATTTTGGCATGTCCgtgataattttatttcgtTTAGCTTTTTGGGGAGGCTATGCAGGAAATGTCAATTTTTGTCAGTGTTGAATActtccccaaaaaaaaaaaaaaatttaagcataGCGACAGTCTGCGGACAATGTTACATTAGCCTGACCTTTAGCATGCATAATATCTGACAATTTTTCACTTCTGTAATTTCAAGATTTAAACACAACCATCACCACCGACTTTCAGATCTGCTGTCCAATATCCTCTAGTTTGCATCTGCACTCACCAAGAAGCACAAACTAAGAGTgcataaaagcaaaagaataaTCTTTGAAACCTATAAATTCATACATATAGATAATAAGAACTGATCTCTCAAATATCCTGTTGATAAAATCTATggaacattaaatttttttaaaatttagagtCGGTGATAAAGCATTCCTCATCTCCAGTGCTACTTCAGCAGCAATTACACACAGATGCAATTCATTTTCAGATATTggcatttacataaaatatttgaagttcGCATGGGCCAACCACAGAACATAAAAAtgagattctgaaaaaaagatactgcctagatgaaaaaaagcaagatcTGAACTTTACCATAGAATACACACTGATGATCCAGCAGAAAGtgataactgttttttttttttgtttttttttttgcatgggaGGAGGCccaaaaatgaaaatcttcatGCAGTTGCTAAATGCATCCATACAGACTAGAGATAAGAACACGTTTGCACTCCAGTAAAAGAGAGATCCTGAtactggtattttttttttatatgaagtATCCAATATGTTTTATGCCACAATATCAAGCTTGCTCCATGCTCTTATCAAAGATGACAGGAGCACAATACAAGGGCTGAATGTTTTAAGATAATGATGAATGAGGTATGGGAAAGTTGGAAAAAGAGATGTTTGAAGACCAAGGGAGACGGGTTGAGAGATAAAGGGTCAACATGGACGCTTAAACACTTGCTCAATATTTTAAGAATAGTTGGATTTGAAAGGAAACTTGTTACAAGATATCagaatttcacttttttaaatgcattttaaattggtaaatatttttgagattCTCTGTACTCTGACAGtctattttatataaataattagaataacaatgtcaacatttttaatatttataaacttatGTAATCCTGTTTGTTCCCAATAGTAGATCATTCTGAGTTGTGTactgtttgaaaagaaaggtggagtgtAGTGCAGTGATTAAGACAGTAATCAAGAAACTGCCCTGTCTACATGATGAACTCTCATTCCTAGCAAACAAAACTTGAGAAATACTGGTTGATATCACATTTTATCAGCAACCATCAACAATACCGCCTTTTGGAATGTTTGTGTACCAGAAGTGGTAATGCTTTGCTCTCTGTACTtgttgaataattttgtttcgTGCAATACCCACCTCTTATTGTTGTCAACTGACAAACGACCACTGTGTCAAATTTCCTATTTCTAGGACCTACATTTCTTATTGTTAGAATAATAAACCAAACACTAAAGAAAAATGACTAATTTAGTTGTCTTTTTGGATTATTACACTTTCATCCAATTATTTCAGATGTcagtaataaacaataattgGATGGAGGAATGCAGGTTGGTTGTGGAACCATGTCCATGAAAATGCTAAAATCTATAAAGCAACAAAGTTTACTCATACAAAACGTTTTCTATAGAAGGAAGAAAATCTCACTTCtgaaacaaatacatgtatacaagaTTTACTTTTCCATTGGTTTAGAATGACCATACCACTCTGTCCCTCACTCAACCAGTGTTACTTCTTTAACAAGTTAgtcttttcaaataaaattcttgATCTTCATCTTGCACTTTGTTCATATGTACACAGAGTCATGAAATTGCTGATGCTTGTGTTCCTGTATGGTTGAATGTCTGTTCATTTGTAGTCTCCAGAGCACATTAAGCTCGCCTTATCATGGGGAAATGCAATCTACAAACgtaatactattattattataaagaaaatttgtaaCAGGTAAAAACTGCAATCTTAACAAGAATtactgaaaaacacaaaaatacatggACACATACATTCATATAGTAAAAGTTGACATTATCATTTTCACAGGTACCTTTATCTTTCctttaattttcagaaaatattggTTTGCTCATGTCAGGTTTCACTATCTTCTGACAAAAGATCcaggagaggcagaaaaaagaagatatttaGATTaaccattaattaattatttagatgACGAAGGTGTTGCTTATTTACACTATAATGTAGTAACAAATGCAACAATATATGTACCCTGATATATATGAATAATTACCCTTGCTGGTATTTGATGAACCTATGACAAAAAAGGTTTGGGAGCAAAATGTAGCTTTAACAGCAATGGTATTAAATCTTGCAGGACTGAAGACTGTACACTTGAAAAAACCCCAATTATATCTTGAATAAAAGACAATCATAAATTTGCACTACTGTGTGCATGATGCAAATGAATGAACATAATGAGCAAccactaacaaacaaaacaagtagcTATAATTATCCACACCTGGAAAGGTCTACTAATACAACTTGAAGAGGCATGCAAACATCATTAGATGAATTAGCTAAGTCTGCACTATAAATACTTGGCTCAACCAGGTGTAGAAAAGAAAGGTAGCATTAGAATTACTGGTCAAGTGATTATATGTGGTAAATATTAGACACTTGAAATAAATCTGCAAAAATTCACTTAGCTAAAAAAGAAGGGTAAAGCCATAAAGTGGAGGTTGTTTTTGGCTTGTCCAAGATAGCACATCAGGACAAAACGCTGAAGACAATTCATTTAAAACACAATTCTAAGATTTGTGTATTTAACTTCAACAATGAAATTCaattggcaaaaaaaaaatctgagaaataaaataaatgtgaaaaagaaactaaagtaTTTCTCTTTGCCATTTATTATTGACACATTGAGCCTGGGAGTAGAAAAACTTTGGCAATTTTCTCATTTACAGGAAAAGGTATGTAAATGAACGCTTCATAGAAAGCGTAAAAAGGACTTAAAATTATTCATAGCAGTAGAAGGAAGTCACCACAAGCAGTGAACCAAAAatctgtagtttttttaatttcttaaataaattttattaaaagtgatGCAAATGAGCCTGCATTTTTCTccacaaaaaatatacttttaaagtttaaattttactactgtaacaaaaaaaaaaaaaaaattgtccagcCAAACTCAGCCATTTTACAGTCTTATTTCACAATCacaattaaaaatgtgaaaagacttttacaactttTCTTATATTAtcaatttacaataaaatggaTGAATATTCagtaagaaatattgttttcttcttaggAAATCCTTTCCAAATCACTTTCATCAAGACTGTATAATAAAACTGCATATCCTTTCCAAACAAATTTGGTATCATAATACTATTATTGCAGTAACAATTACTCAAATTTTACCTACTGCACCTTTTTTTGCTTCTAGGCTGAGTCTTTGCTTAACTCTTATCCCTTAgtaataaaactaatgacactCATTAAAGAGCaggcaaaataaatacaacaaacagCTACTTAGAACTGGCAACCATGTTTggaaaattagtttaaaattttattccttCGACATAGAGGTCACTAACTTTTGAGAAGAATCTGTTTTGCTCAGAAACTGTCTACTGCATCCTGCTTACCCAGAGGTTGCTTTTAATAAACTATCACCTCATTCCAGAAGTATATTTTTAATGCCATTCTATCAGATAATATATCCAATCATTTCTCAAACTTGTCTCTGGCTTATAATCTATTTCACAAAGCTAAATACTGACACACCCTGATAGAAAtaaagtcaaaatattttctaaaagcAACAGAAATTTATATCCCTGCTTTGATTGTCAGCACTTTCATAATAGAGTATCAACATAAAAATGTCTTAAACATGGCTATTAAATTTCAgattaaaaatctgattacatTCCTTTCAAGAGTTCTACTTATTAGTGGTaaaaacaaactacacaaaAAACATGATGACCAAACCCAACTTGTTTCTTATCAACATTAATGCTGATTACAATTAGAATAGATCCATTTAGAGTGAGCGAATGCTCTAAGTAACTTTAAAATACTGATGGTATaccaataaaaaatatcattctcaCCATCAATGATGgctatgaaataaatatttataaatctttataaaagggctttttttaaaaaaaaaattcaggctGTTTTAGTCACGCTGTTTCTTCAGATAGTGCAGTCCCCTGCAGCTTACTGATAAACTTGAGCAGCGGTGTTACTATAATATTCCACTTGATCAAATCAGACAATCaatcgtgcgtgtgtgtgtgagagatgttTACAACTCTGTATATgtcattcatgcatgcacaaactGTAAATGTACATTTTGACTGTAGACAAACTCGCTCCTGTCTTCTTTTGGCTTCACATCTTATAAAATAGCAGAACATGGTACGCCAAAACATttgtgcacaatattttaacaCAATAAGCAACATTGCAATACACAGACAAGATTTATTGGGATTTTTCATTGAccatgaaaagaaagacagctTATTCCCCTCACCCACATAAAACCTTACCAGTTCTAATGATACCCTTCTCTCCAACTTCCAAGGCAAGTATAATTAATTCACTGATACTTTTCATAGTGCTTCAACtgtgaaacatgtttttaaacatgtttatttacaaggAAATGATAAGCTGACAATAAATGCCATTAGTTCACActaaatttgtattatttttagtcACAAAAAGCATTTGGCCAGCAATAAACTGCTAAGCTGTTCAATCATAAGACTGCAGAAACATagtacacatataaataaactatCTTGTAGAGTTTTCTACAATTATctttatgaaaacaaaagtctAGATTGCTGACTGCTAACAAATTTCAGACTGCAGTCTCAAGTAAAGATTGATTGGTTGCTAATGCTCTATACCCAAGGAAACATGAGAGTCTGAGGAAACATGAAAATATGCTCAACATTATGGATAGGTAAGGAGAAGACagaagtgtaattttttttacaactgcTATACGTTCTGCTTAATTTTGTGATTTAAATTGtgcttttttccccaaaatgtACAAGAGAACTGCaagattttgtatttgtaaacagAGTTATATGCTTAGATTTTGTGTATTAGTACCTTGTGATGAACTAATTCCAGCCAAAAAACCTCTGTACTTGAGTTGgcctttatttttctgcatacTCTTAACAGACAGGAAGAGCATGATATGGGCAGTGCCAGTTGTGCAATAGCCAGACAGCAATAACATACAATGCAGCACTGAGCAAATACTAAAATATCTGAATGGTTCATATACATAGCAGACATTTTGTCATCCAAGTATgggattattaaaaaaatcaatactAGATTTCAAAGATTTTATGAGCAGCTGTTTCCTGTAGTGGCAAGTATACAGGACACAGTATCAGTCTCAAATTCATGTATCCACTTAGAAAAACCATACAAAATATGTGAAATCACAAGCATAAATGGtagaaaaattgtgaaaaaaaatctgcagttTTTAACATCAGTTTATCTTCTGAATGTCTCCTTAATAATACAATCCTAATATACAAGTAAAGAAAACACCACAAAGTCAACAAAATACTAGAtatgaaagagataaaaaggagGCAGAAGGAAGATGGATTCAAAAACTAAGAGTAAGAGAATGACACATTTACAGAAACACAGATAAATGCCATCTTCTTTACAAAATcaatctgtaatttttttttcctgaaccTATTTTACAGAGGAACAATGCAATGGAAATCTGGCAAAGGatcaaaaaagcaaatatataaCATCAAAGTAGAAGAGCTTTTCTAAACCATGACACAAAAACTGTCCTTTTGTTCAACAAATAATGTGTTATCaggttgttctttttttttttttaactcctgcAGATCACATCGTATCCATACTGAAAACAGAACATCGATTAAAAATGAGATCACAAAACAGATAT
Protein-coding regions in this window:
- the LOC112571966 gene encoding glutathione S-transferase DHAR1, mitochondrial-like, yielding MDDTNASRMCPRFIVYVKAATNGETLGDCPFCQHVCMVMFMKMPENLYIVYPVNLQRKPTKFLELNPLGKVPVLEDTEMQVVVKESFNIVSYIHNIFPLPKMFVGYKGRAKDFCAEIFPMLVTLLKNKDPKLRKEHLDNLLSELSKLNDYLLSYHKTGPYLLGPNLSDLDCTLLPQLRHVLVAGHYYQNFLVPAKMVPLHMYLMHGLACKAFRRTCCPVDEIIKGWAVHKIDLIEPVKTFQLLQKPSLKHLRHKHAKP